Proteins encoded by one window of Conger conger chromosome 1, fConCon1.1, whole genome shotgun sequence:
- the LOC133109318 gene encoding matrilin-3-like isoform X2, producing MKSLFGALLYCLSALVCEVRGTYRLYGYDQQRYAGRPVARPRLHPNLQPLHNALSPGVHGNNYRFYGYHYYHQPPRISPPVIYPQPTAPRPPTAPPPPELPVSTQSGITSTVSAIAVTQCKSRPLDLVFIIDSSRSVRPGEFEKVKVFLSDMVDTLDIGPDATRVAVVNYASTVKIEFLLRTYLSKVELKRALARVEPLSAGTMTGLAIRTAVDEAFTEESGARTQDKNISKVAIIVTDGRPQDKVEEVSAAARAAGIEIYAVGVDRADMQSLRLMASIPLDEHVFYVETYGVIEKLTSKFRETLCGIDPCALGHDCDHTCISMNNSYYCQCRDGYVLNEDQKTCALEVKAEVIEDPCKCEAQVAFQRKMQSTIENLTSRLDVMTKKVQQFENKMYQF from the exons ATGAAATCCCTATTCGGAGCTCTGCTGTACTGTTTATCCGCCCTGGTGTGTGAGGTCCGCGGAACATACAGGCTTTACGGATACGACCAACAGCGCTACGCGGGAAGACCTGTTGCGCGGCCGCGCTTGCATCCCAATCTGCAGCCGCTGCACAATGCTCTCAGTCCAGGAg TACACGGCAATAATTACAGGTTTTATGGCTATCACTACTATCACCAACCACCGAGGATATCGCCGCCGGTCATATACCCCCAGCCAACCGCGCCCCGTCCACCGACCGCGCCCCCTCCACCTGAGCTGCCGGTCAGTACCCAAAGTGGAATCACGAGCACCGTCAGTGCTATCGCAG TGACGCAGTGCAAGAGCCGTCCCCTGGACCTGGTCTTCATCATCGACAGCTCCCGCAGCGTGCGACCGGGCGAGTTCGAGAAGGTCAAGGTCTTCCTGTCCGACATGGTGGACACGCTGGACATCGGGCCGGACGCCACGCGCGTGGCGGTGGTCAACTACGCCAGCACGGTGAAGATCGAGTTCCTGCTCAGGACCTACCTGAGCAAGGTGGAGCTGAAGCGGGCGCTGGCGCGCGTGGAGCCCCTCTCCGCCGGCACCATGACCGGCCTGGCCATCAGGACGGCCGTGGACGAGGCCTTCACCGAGGAGTCGGGCGCCCGCACGCAGGACAAGAACATCTCCAAGGTGGCCATCATCGTGACGGACGGCCGGCCCCAGGACAAGGTGGAGGAGGTGTCGGCCGCCGCCCGGGCGGCGGGGATCGAGATCTACGCCGTGGGCGTGGACCGCGCCGACATGCAGTCGCTGCGCCTGATGGCCAGCATCCCGCTCGACGAGCACGTCTTCTACGTGGAGACCTACGGCGTCATCGAAAAGCTCACCTCGAAGTTCCGGGAGACGCTGTGCG GCATAGATCCCTGTGCCCTGGGCCACGACTGTGACCACACGTGCATCAGCATGAACAACTCGTACTACTGCCAGTGTCGGGATGGCTACGTCCTGAACGAAGACCAGAAAACGTGTGCAC TTGAGGTAAAAGCAGAGGTGATTGAAGACCCTTGCAAATGCGAGGCTCAGGTGGCCTTCCAGAGGAAGATGCAGTCTACCATTGAGAACCTGACCAGCAGAC TAGACGTCATGACAAAGAAGGTTCAGCAGTTTGAGAACAAAATGTACCAGTTCTAG
- the LOC133109318 gene encoding cartilage matrix protein-like isoform X1 translates to MKSLFGALLYCLSALVCEVRGTYRLYGYDQQRYAGRPVARPRLHPNLQPLHNALSPGVHGNNYRFYGYHYYHQPPRISPPVIYPQPTAPRPPTAPPPPELPVSTQSGITSTVSAIAVTQCKSRPLDLVFIIDSSRSVRPGEFEKVKVFLSDMVDTLDIGPDATRVAVVNYASTVKIEFLLRTYLSKVELKRALARVEPLSAGTMTGLAIRTAVDEAFTEESGARTQDKNISKVAIIVTDGRPQDKVEEVSAAARAAGIEIYAVGVDRADMQSLRLMASIPLDEHVFYVETYGVIEKLTSKFRETLCGIDPCALGHDCDHTCISMNNSYYCQCRDGYVLNEDQKTCAQPPPLELKAHACNTRVLDLVFVIDGSKSIGPENFELVKQFVDHIVDSLQIGSHSTRVGLVQFASAVRTEFSLGQHGTKKAVKEAVAAVRYMAMGTMTGLALRHLLEKSFEESEGARPPAAGVPRVAVVFTDGQSQDYVSDHARSLKDQGVEMYAVGVGKVAEKDLLEIASKPHSEHYFYSADFSTVKSIAKAIKSRFCPGKERREEVLLEACGTLFFLGMASQQNG, encoded by the exons ATGAAATCCCTATTCGGAGCTCTGCTGTACTGTTTATCCGCCCTGGTGTGTGAGGTCCGCGGAACATACAGGCTTTACGGATACGACCAACAGCGCTACGCGGGAAGACCTGTTGCGCGGCCGCGCTTGCATCCCAATCTGCAGCCGCTGCACAATGCTCTCAGTCCAGGAg TACACGGCAATAATTACAGGTTTTATGGCTATCACTACTATCACCAACCACCGAGGATATCGCCGCCGGTCATATACCCCCAGCCAACCGCGCCCCGTCCACCGACCGCGCCCCCTCCACCTGAGCTGCCGGTCAGTACCCAAAGTGGAATCACGAGCACCGTCAGTGCTATCGCAG TGACGCAGTGCAAGAGCCGTCCCCTGGACCTGGTCTTCATCATCGACAGCTCCCGCAGCGTGCGACCGGGCGAGTTCGAGAAGGTCAAGGTCTTCCTGTCCGACATGGTGGACACGCTGGACATCGGGCCGGACGCCACGCGCGTGGCGGTGGTCAACTACGCCAGCACGGTGAAGATCGAGTTCCTGCTCAGGACCTACCTGAGCAAGGTGGAGCTGAAGCGGGCGCTGGCGCGCGTGGAGCCCCTCTCCGCCGGCACCATGACCGGCCTGGCCATCAGGACGGCCGTGGACGAGGCCTTCACCGAGGAGTCGGGCGCCCGCACGCAGGACAAGAACATCTCCAAGGTGGCCATCATCGTGACGGACGGCCGGCCCCAGGACAAGGTGGAGGAGGTGTCGGCCGCCGCCCGGGCGGCGGGGATCGAGATCTACGCCGTGGGCGTGGACCGCGCCGACATGCAGTCGCTGCGCCTGATGGCCAGCATCCCGCTCGACGAGCACGTCTTCTACGTGGAGACCTACGGCGTCATCGAAAAGCTCACCTCGAAGTTCCGGGAGACGCTGTGCG GCATAGATCCCTGTGCCCTGGGCCACGACTGTGACCACACGTGCATCAGCATGAACAACTCGTACTACTGCCAGTGTCGGGATGGCTACGTCCTGAACGAAGACCAGAAAACGTGTGCAC AACCTCCACCTCTGGAGCTGAAAGCTCACGCCTGCAACACCAGGGTGCTCGACCTGGTCTTCGTCATCGACGGCTCCAAAAGCATCGGCCCCGAGAACTTCGAGCTGGTGAAGCAGTTCGTCGACCACATCGTGGACTCGCTCCAAATCGGCAGCCACTCCACCCGGGTCGGCCTGGTCCAGTTCGCCAGCGCCGTTCGGACCGAGTTCAGCCTGGGCCAGCACGGCACCAAGAAGGCGGTCAAGGAAGCGGTGGCCGCGGTCAGGTACATGGCCATGGGTACGATGACCGGCCTGGCACTGCGCCACCTGCTGGAGAAGAGCTTCGAGGAGAGCGAGGGAGCCAGGCCCCCCGCGGCCGGCGTGCCCAGGGTCGCGGTCGTGTTCACGGACGGGCAGTCCCAGGACTACGTCTCCGACCACGCCCGGAGCCTGAAGGACCAGG GTGTGGAGATGTACGCCGTGGGGGTGGGTAAGGTGGCGGAGAAGGACCTGCTGGAAATCGCCTCCAAGCCGCACAGCGAGCACTACTTTTACTCCGCGGACTTCAGCACTGTGAAGTCCATAGCCAAGGCCATAAAGAGCAGGTTCTGCCCCGGTAAGGAGAGGCGGGAGGAGGTCCTCCTGGAGGCCTGCGGCACGCTCTTCTTCTTGGGAATGGCTtcacaacaaaatggctga